Proteins found in one Amycolatopsis umgeniensis genomic segment:
- a CDS encoding S8 family peptidase: MVVRFVSPDPDAYPASDAEESYLPSFPAELLERHGARVLKPADGMVVAGWPSERSSRYLPTVYRTNVLLMPSDAWNDGSTRTGIEAVLREMGLQAFTSRGEFRPPDAPVALALALRAGASARIIDAWEVLQRLREASTRDRATLDPAMVRRFSLDHLMFTGVGLTGVPWDVTGLGERVSGGRAGGRSRIPVSLPGPAPARPALSRRPTVLVPDSGTGSHPWLDVYDPSQGGKFRDEFIVVAPDIQAAILENEKLLASTAPTEFLVGHRDGPMTTDALIGEVAADAGHGTFIAGVIRQAAPRAKVLAVRIVHTDGVAYLSDTLLMLHKALDRVRAAQKKNGDPELMIDVISFSIGYFEEWPTAAKYTSQLAEVVGKLTERGVVVVAAAGNNATSREFFPAALSTRLQGKGPRVIGVGALNPDGSKALFSNEGAYVSCWADGVCVVSTHPTDIDGSETPDHHAPALGRKGFDPDCFSSGFAIWDGTSFAAPQAASAVLNALMAVADEEKTRFTTCTRGATRKRAEAALDLLR; this comes from the coding sequence ATGGTGGTCAGGTTCGTCTCGCCCGACCCGGACGCGTACCCCGCATCGGATGCCGAGGAGTCCTATCTGCCGTCCTTCCCCGCCGAACTGCTCGAACGCCACGGCGCGCGGGTGCTGAAACCCGCGGACGGGATGGTCGTCGCGGGGTGGCCGTCGGAGCGGTCGAGCAGGTACTTGCCGACCGTTTACCGCACGAATGTCCTCCTGATGCCGTCGGACGCGTGGAACGACGGCTCCACCCGCACCGGTATCGAGGCCGTGCTCCGGGAAATGGGGCTGCAGGCCTTCACTTCGAGAGGTGAGTTCCGCCCGCCGGACGCGCCGGTCGCGCTCGCGCTGGCCCTCCGCGCCGGGGCGAGCGCGCGGATCATCGACGCGTGGGAGGTGTTGCAGCGCCTGCGCGAGGCTTCCACCCGTGACCGGGCGACGCTCGATCCGGCCATGGTGCGGCGCTTTTCCTTGGACCACCTCATGTTCACCGGTGTCGGCCTGACCGGCGTCCCCTGGGACGTCACCGGGCTGGGTGAGCGCGTCAGCGGCGGCCGGGCAGGTGGCCGATCCCGGATCCCCGTCTCCCTGCCCGGTCCCGCACCCGCGCGGCCCGCGTTGTCCCGCCGACCGACGGTGCTGGTCCCCGACTCCGGTACCGGGTCACATCCCTGGCTCGACGTCTACGACCCTTCTCAGGGAGGGAAGTTCCGTGACGAGTTCATCGTCGTCGCACCCGACATCCAGGCGGCGATTCTCGAGAACGAGAAACTGCTGGCTTCGACGGCCCCGACGGAATTCCTCGTCGGCCATCGCGACGGGCCGATGACGACGGACGCGCTGATCGGCGAAGTCGCCGCGGACGCGGGCCATGGCACCTTCATCGCGGGTGTCATCCGGCAGGCGGCACCCCGGGCGAAGGTGCTCGCGGTCAGGATCGTGCACACCGACGGTGTCGCCTATCTGTCGGACACCTTGCTCATGCTGCACAAGGCGCTGGACCGGGTTCGCGCAGCGCAGAAGAAGAACGGCGATCCCGAGCTCATGATCGACGTCATCTCGTTTTCCATCGGGTACTTCGAGGAGTGGCCGACGGCCGCGAAATACACCTCTCAGCTCGCCGAGGTCGTCGGCAAGCTCACCGAACGCGGCGTGGTGGTCGTCGCCGCTGCGGGCAACAACGCGACCAGCCGCGAGTTCTTCCCCGCGGCGCTTTCCACCAGACTGCAGGGAAAGGGGCCGCGGGTGATCGGCGTCGGCGCACTGAATCCCGACGGCAGCAAGGCCTTGTTCTCCAATGAAGGCGCCTATGTGTCCTGCTGGGCCGACGGCGTCTGCGTGGTGAGCACCCATCCGACGGATATCGACGGATCGGAGACTCCCGATCATCACGCGCCCGCTCTCGGCCGGAAGGGTTTCGATCCGGACTGTTTCTCGAGTGGCTTCGCGATCTGGGACGGGACTTCCTTCGCCGCTCCCCAGGCCGCCTCGGCGGTGCTCAACGCGTTGATGGCCGTCGCGGACGAGGAGAAGACGCGGTTCACCACCTGCACGCGCGGCGCCACGCGGAAGCGAGCGGAAGCGGCTTTGGACCTGCTCCGATGA
- a CDS encoding CHAT domain-containing protein has protein sequence MRELHRDGIEATNSGHPARGARLLRAAAKLLDRPALADHPGRPTLAARVLSTLGGVEVVLGNSEHGFELLDAAEALPVALGDHGALRQQRGLALILVGRMAEALACFDEAVPLLKRSGEPVALARSLLNRALLHQTAGSVRLALADLDACAEIARAHGAVDGLPRTLAKALQGRGQAKVLTGDIPGALRDFSAAAEVYAEHGEGMLAPLAVDKGRALLAAGLPSEAAAELDLALARFPRLRMDQEHAEAELTRARAALAGGDLAGARRWAGRATRRFRRRGNDTWAAVAALTLLRADFTAGGRMRRVSADAARLATRLAGLGLRNDAETAKLLAARADIALAEPDAARAALADRALPGGPLANRLLRNLARAELAWATGDRRTTLAEARAGLKSLETYRSGFGSLDLRTGVASLGRDLAKAGLTAAWANGSPEVVFRWLERSRAQAFGIQRPHRPDGELADAVAELRQLAGKIRAAELAGASDAEARRRCAELERRIRARGWETEGSALRVSRATYGGVRAKLSKRDSVMLGFLADKERFRALVVDGRQASLVDLGDVAVVSEAVMRLQSDLNAVCGRRLPPALERVIRSSVRRQVTVLAEELLVPLLAKLGDADVVVVPTGVLSIVPWGLLDPLRGRPVTVTPSPSAWLTRCSVPAREPSDHATMLTVAGPGLEHAANEADRVAKVYPRAEVLAGNDATIEATSKALAEYESVHLAAHGHHEQENVLFSRLDLADGPLMAYDVQLLESVPEHVVLSACDIGQAVVRPGDEILGFTAALLYSGSGTVISSVARVDDRAVVQVMESYHRALARGTVPARALADATCGEMLMPLVCFGQ, from the coding sequence GTGCGCGAGCTGCACCGTGACGGGATCGAAGCGACCAACAGCGGGCACCCGGCTCGCGGAGCGCGGCTGCTCCGCGCCGCGGCGAAACTGCTGGACCGGCCCGCGCTCGCCGATCATCCCGGTCGGCCGACGCTCGCCGCGAGAGTGCTGAGCACCCTCGGCGGTGTCGAGGTCGTGCTCGGCAACAGCGAACACGGCTTCGAACTGCTGGACGCCGCCGAGGCGTTGCCTGTCGCCCTCGGTGATCACGGAGCCCTGCGCCAGCAGCGTGGACTGGCTTTGATCCTCGTCGGCCGGATGGCCGAAGCGTTGGCGTGTTTCGACGAGGCCGTTCCGCTGCTGAAACGGTCCGGCGAACCCGTGGCGCTGGCGAGGTCGTTGTTGAATCGCGCGTTGCTGCACCAGACCGCGGGCAGTGTCCGGCTCGCTCTCGCCGACCTCGACGCTTGTGCCGAGATCGCGAGAGCGCACGGGGCCGTCGACGGACTTCCCAGGACACTGGCGAAAGCACTCCAAGGGCGCGGACAGGCGAAGGTGCTCACCGGGGACATCCCTGGCGCGCTTCGCGATTTCAGCGCGGCGGCCGAGGTCTACGCGGAGCACGGTGAGGGCATGCTGGCCCCGCTCGCGGTGGACAAGGGGCGGGCGCTGCTCGCCGCGGGCCTGCCGAGTGAAGCGGCCGCCGAACTCGATCTCGCTCTCGCGCGGTTCCCTCGCCTCCGGATGGATCAGGAACACGCCGAAGCGGAGCTGACGAGGGCACGAGCCGCCTTGGCCGGCGGCGATCTGGCAGGCGCACGGCGATGGGCGGGCCGGGCGACGCGCCGATTCCGACGGCGCGGGAACGACACGTGGGCCGCGGTCGCCGCGCTCACCCTGCTGCGGGCCGACTTCACGGCGGGCGGCCGGATGAGGCGGGTGTCGGCGGACGCGGCGAGACTCGCCACCCGGCTCGCGGGGCTCGGACTCCGGAATGACGCCGAGACGGCGAAACTCTTGGCCGCGAGGGCCGACATCGCTCTCGCCGAACCCGATGCCGCACGCGCCGCTCTCGCGGACCGTGCCCTGCCGGGAGGCCCACTGGCGAATCGCCTGCTCCGCAATCTGGCCAGAGCGGAACTCGCGTGGGCAACCGGCGACCGTCGGACGACCTTGGCCGAGGCACGGGCCGGGTTGAAATCCCTGGAGACCTATCGAAGCGGGTTCGGAAGCCTCGACCTGCGAACCGGCGTAGCCTCCCTCGGCCGCGACCTGGCGAAGGCCGGACTGACGGCGGCATGGGCGAACGGTTCGCCGGAAGTCGTCTTCCGATGGCTCGAACGGTCTCGGGCGCAAGCCTTCGGGATCCAGCGGCCCCATCGGCCCGATGGGGAACTCGCCGACGCCGTCGCCGAACTGCGGCAGCTCGCGGGCAAGATCCGCGCCGCCGAACTCGCCGGCGCCTCGGACGCGGAGGCACGGCGCCGATGCGCCGAACTGGAACGCCGCATCAGGGCGAGGGGATGGGAAACCGAGGGTTCCGCACTCCGGGTGTCCAGGGCGACCTATGGCGGCGTCCGCGCGAAACTGTCCAAAAGGGACAGTGTGATGCTCGGATTCCTCGCCGACAAGGAACGGTTCCGCGCCCTGGTGGTCGATGGCCGCCAAGCGTCGTTGGTCGACCTCGGCGATGTGGCCGTGGTGTCCGAAGCGGTGATGCGGTTGCAGAGTGACCTGAACGCGGTCTGCGGCCGAAGGCTGCCGCCCGCGCTGGAGCGGGTCATCCGGTCTTCCGTGCGCCGTCAAGTCACCGTGCTGGCCGAGGAACTGCTCGTCCCGCTGCTCGCGAAACTGGGCGACGCCGACGTCGTGGTGGTACCCACCGGAGTCCTGTCGATCGTGCCGTGGGGCCTGCTCGACCCGTTGCGCGGTCGCCCGGTGACGGTCACCCCGTCTCCGTCCGCGTGGCTCACCCGCTGTTCGGTGCCCGCCCGCGAGCCGTCGGACCACGCGACGATGCTGACCGTCGCCGGTCCCGGACTCGAACACGCGGCGAACGAGGCGGATCGCGTCGCGAAGGTCTACCCCCGCGCGGAAGTGCTGGCAGGCAACGACGCCACGATCGAAGCGACGTCGAAAGCGCTCGCGGAATACGAATCGGTGCACTTGGCCGCGCACGGGCACCACGAACAGGAGAACGTGCTGTTCTCCCGGCTCGACCTCGCCGACGGCCCGCTGATGGCCTACGACGTCCAGTTGCTCGAGTCCGTGCCGGAGCATGTCGTGCTGTCCGCCTGCGACATCGGGCAGGCGGTGGTCCGCCCCGGGGACGAGATCCTCGGGTTCACCGCGGCGTTGCTCTACAGCGGGAGCGGAACGGTGATCTCCAGTGTGGCCAGGGTCGATGATCGGGCGGTCGTGCAGGTCATGGAGTCCTACCACCGTGCGCTGGCGCGCGGAACGGTCCCCGCCAGGGCGCTGGCCGACGCCACCTGTGGTGAGATGCTGATGCCGTTGGTCTGTTTCGGTCAGTGA
- a CDS encoding RNA polymerase sigma factor has protein sequence MNASSGGLDFEHLASLLKSAQNGDREALNGLIEILTPLLWHVARAQGIDRDSASDVVQTAWLNLLGSLQEIHSPDGLTAWLITVTKRETWRTRTRHQAERPPDDGLFESVSAPGPRPDEEAVTADQRRRLWAAVNRLPERCRTLLRIVAFVHRPDYEEIGSALGIKRGSVGPTRSRCLTRLKQILTTSPGEEWR, from the coding sequence ATGAACGCGTCATCGGGGGGCCTCGACTTCGAGCATCTCGCGTCGCTGCTCAAATCCGCCCAGAACGGGGATCGGGAGGCCCTGAACGGGCTGATCGAAATCCTGACACCGTTGCTGTGGCATGTCGCGAGGGCTCAGGGGATCGACCGGGACAGCGCGTCCGATGTCGTCCAGACGGCATGGCTGAACCTTCTCGGATCCCTTCAGGAGATCCACAGCCCGGACGGGCTCACCGCCTGGCTGATCACGGTGACCAAACGGGAGACCTGGCGGACGCGGACCCGTCACCAGGCCGAGCGTCCGCCGGACGACGGTCTCTTCGAGTCGGTGTCCGCGCCAGGTCCGCGTCCGGACGAAGAGGCCGTCACCGCCGATCAGCGACGGAGGCTGTGGGCGGCGGTGAACAGGTTGCCCGAACGATGCCGGACGTTGCTCCGCATCGTCGCTTTCGTGCATCGCCCGGATTACGAGGAGATCGGCTCGGCGCTCGGGATCAAACGAGGCAGCGTCGGACCCACGCGGAGCCGGTGCCTGACCCGGCTCAAGCAGATCCTGACCACCTCCCCAGGAGAGGAGTGGAGATGA
- a CDS encoding dynamin family protein, protein MTLRSREHRWRIRKRESQPGNEIQQRSCVLTTNPRRGQRIRRSRRSEYLRNSSYFVNPKRERKVTGRSGHADTPDRAVTPRPSGAPIGREFPKSFRRTRIPLLIGSTSPTANRKSPEGDAVVSGHGAWPLTDAVVELAARATGSPDDALAQVGKAVRARLDQPLRVALVGRVSSGKSTLLNALLGRAIAPTSGRECTEVVYVFRRCDPAGLPDVAPKAIWAPTPSAAGRWGASPVTPARPAGPCSCGRTRTWTSCRSAPTRSSASSR, encoded by the coding sequence ATGACACTGAGGTCGCGGGAACACCGTTGGCGGATACGAAAACGCGAATCTCAACCGGGTAACGAAATTCAACAACGGTCGTGCGTTCTGACAACAAATCCTCGCCGTGGTCAGAGAATTCGTCGAAGCCGTCGGTCGGAATATCTTCGCAATTCGAGCTATTTCGTGAACCCGAAACGAGAACGGAAAGTGACCGGACGATCTGGTCACGCCGATACACCTGATCGGGCGGTAACCCCGCGGCCGTCCGGCGCGCCCATAGGACGTGAATTCCCGAAATCGTTTCGGCGAACCCGTATCCCGCTCTTGATCGGGAGCACTTCGCCGACGGCGAACCGAAAGAGCCCGGAAGGAGATGCGGTGGTTTCCGGACATGGGGCCTGGCCGCTCACCGACGCGGTGGTCGAACTGGCCGCCCGGGCGACCGGTTCGCCGGACGACGCGCTGGCGCAAGTGGGCAAGGCGGTACGCGCCCGCCTGGACCAGCCACTGCGCGTCGCGCTGGTCGGCCGTGTGTCGTCAGGGAAATCGACGCTGCTCAACGCGCTGTTGGGCAGAGCCATCGCCCCGACGAGCGGACGTGAGTGCACTGAGGTCGTCTATGTGTTCCGGCGCTGCGACCCTGCCGGGCTCCCGGACGTCGCGCCAAAGGCCATCTGGGCACCTACACCGTCGGCAGCCGGACGATGGGGCGCTTCGCCTGTTACCCCAGCCCGTCCGGCAGGTCCGTGTTCGTGTGGACGAACACGGACCTGGACATCCTGTCGATCGGCTCCGACCCGCAGCTCAGCGTCGAGCAGATGA
- a CDS encoding pentapeptide repeat-containing protein produces the protein MLTAVSDIPANGDVARPHFGAADFGYCHFAGFFHYDRYSPETPAALDHACRQFTGARFEGEARFHGARFSGDIWFIGASFGGDAGFGNTRFEGNGGFAQAKFAGSTHFGAASFEGDAWFGSTRFDDEVVFKGARFHRGARFSRARFAGRAVFDDAQFAEAAKFGHAEFREDCLFDTTRFDDEALFDDTRFGKSAEFVRTRFGAAATFEGARFRGSAWFRNAHFEEAARFGPVVATVLVIDGASFARRVVVEAEAGSLTASDTRFEAGAELRVRRAQVTLRRAYFGAPSSLSGSPAPFTRRFSSLVVETDPEMVAQWPGSHASGSIDVLEPWVPSVLSVQETDVSQVTLADVDLRWCRFAGAHQLDKLKLEGRGPFNRPPTGWRCGWAWPPVWHWSRRRVLAEEHPWRAERRKHRGWSRNLPNLGSPVTFPPLSPERLAVLYRSLRKAFEDAKNEPGAGDFYFGEMEARRHSGTTSRRERVLLTLYWMISGYGQRAGRALSALVVLVAVIFALLTQFGLTNGTGVQEIVGPFPAATGQPPTTVYRVQPVESKLPAPDKRWTPDRMDKAIRIALGSVVFRETDQKLTPVGFWTVMAGRALGPLLVALAVLAIRARVKR, from the coding sequence GTGCTGACGGCTGTTTCCGATATTCCGGCGAACGGCGATGTCGCCAGGCCACATTTCGGCGCGGCGGACTTCGGATATTGCCATTTCGCGGGGTTCTTCCATTATGACCGCTACAGCCCGGAAACTCCCGCCGCGCTTGATCATGCCTGCCGTCAGTTCACCGGTGCGCGGTTCGAGGGCGAGGCCCGGTTTCACGGTGCGCGGTTCAGCGGTGACATCTGGTTCATCGGTGCGTCGTTCGGGGGAGACGCCGGGTTCGGGAACACACGGTTCGAGGGGAACGGCGGATTCGCCCAGGCGAAGTTCGCCGGTAGCACCCATTTCGGAGCGGCGTCGTTCGAGGGAGACGCGTGGTTCGGGAGCACGCGGTTCGATGATGAAGTCGTGTTCAAAGGGGCACGGTTTCATCGAGGTGCCCGATTCTCCAGGGCGCGATTCGCCGGTAGGGCGGTCTTTGACGATGCCCAGTTCGCCGAGGCCGCGAAATTCGGCCACGCGGAATTCCGGGAAGACTGCCTGTTCGACACGACGCGATTCGATGACGAGGCCTTGTTCGACGACACGCGCTTCGGCAAGAGTGCCGAGTTCGTCCGCACGCGTTTCGGTGCGGCCGCGACGTTCGAGGGTGCAAGGTTCCGAGGATCCGCGTGGTTCCGCAACGCGCACTTCGAAGAGGCAGCGAGGTTCGGCCCGGTGGTGGCGACAGTTCTCGTTATCGACGGTGCCTCGTTCGCCCGGCGTGTCGTGGTCGAGGCGGAGGCAGGATCGCTCACGGCATCCGATACGCGCTTCGAGGCGGGCGCGGAGCTCCGCGTACGACGCGCCCAGGTGACCCTTCGGCGAGCGTATTTCGGGGCGCCGTCGTCACTCAGCGGTTCACCCGCACCGTTCACGCGAAGGTTCTCGAGCCTGGTCGTCGAGACTGATCCAGAAATGGTCGCGCAGTGGCCGGGCAGCCACGCTTCCGGTTCGATCGACGTTCTCGAACCGTGGGTTCCCAGCGTATTGAGCGTGCAGGAAACCGACGTGTCGCAGGTGACCCTCGCGGATGTGGACCTTCGCTGGTGCCGGTTCGCCGGAGCTCACCAACTGGACAAGCTCAAGCTGGAGGGCAGGGGCCCGTTCAACCGGCCTCCGACCGGTTGGCGGTGCGGCTGGGCTTGGCCGCCCGTGTGGCACTGGTCCCGGAGACGGGTTCTGGCCGAGGAACACCCTTGGCGGGCCGAGCGGCGCAAACACCGTGGCTGGTCCAGGAACCTGCCCAACCTCGGGAGTCCCGTCACCTTCCCTCCGCTCAGCCCGGAACGGCTCGCCGTGTTGTACCGGTCATTGCGGAAGGCGTTCGAAGACGCGAAGAACGAACCAGGTGCGGGCGACTTCTATTTCGGCGAAATGGAGGCGCGCCGCCACTCCGGCACGACCTCTCGCCGGGAACGTGTCTTGCTCACCCTCTACTGGATGATTTCCGGCTACGGACAGCGCGCGGGACGTGCCCTCTCCGCACTGGTCGTGCTCGTCGCCGTGATCTTCGCCCTGCTCACCCAGTTCGGCCTGACGAACGGGACCGGGGTGCAGGAGATCGTCGGCCCGTTCCCGGCCGCGACCGGACAACCCCCGACGACTGTTTACCGAGTCCAGCCCGTCGAGTCGAAACTGCCCGCGCCCGACAAGAGATGGACGCCCGACCGGATGGACAAGGCGATCCGGATCGCCTTGGGCTCGGTGGTCTTCCGTGAAACCGACCAGAAGCTCACGCCTGTGGGATTCTGGACGGTCATGGCGGGCCGTGCGCTCGGTCCTCTGCTGGTGGCCCTTGCTGTCCTGGCCATCCGTGCCCGCGTCAAACGTTAG